Part of the Aquipuribacter hungaricus genome is shown below.
CGCCGTCGCCGACGCCGCCCGCGGGGCCGCGCTCACCGGCTGACCGCCGGGTCTAGCGGCGCACCGGGCCCGTCGTCCCTCGGACGATGAGCTCGGGGGCGAACAGGTACTCCGTCGTCGGGTGCTGCCCGGTCCGCAGCTGCTCGACCAGCGCCGTGATCGCCACGGAGGCCATGTCGCCGACGGGCTGGCGCAGCGAGGTCAGCGGCGGGTCCATGAACGCGTTGACGGGGGAGTCGTCGAAGCCGATGACGGACACGTCCCGCGGGATCGACAGCCCCATCGCCCTCGCCGCCCGGATGACGCCCAGCGCCATCGGGTCCGACGCGGTGACGATGCCGGTGGCGCCGGCCTCGATGAGCCGCCGCCCGGCGGCCTGGCCGCCCTCGATGGTGAACAGGGAGTGCTCGACGAGGCCGGTGAACGGGTCGCCCCCGTCGGCGCGCGCCGCGACGAACCGCTGCACCGCCTCCACCTTGCGCACGACCGGCGTGTAGCGCTCGGGGCCGACCGCCAGGCCGATCCTGCGGTGCCCGAGCGTGCCCAGGTGCTGGGCGGCCATCTCGACCGCGGTCGCGTCGTCCACGGCGATGAAGGTGGCGTCCAGGTCCGGCACGAAGCCGTTGACCAGCACGAGCGGGACGCCGAGCCGGCGCAGCCGCAGGTACCGGTCCGGCGGGGAGGTGGTGTCGGCGTGCATGCCGGAGACCACGACCAGCCCCGCCATCGACCGGCCGAGCATGAGCTCCACCCACTCGTCCTCGCTCACGCCGGGCGTGAACTGGGAGCCGACGATCGGGGTGTAGCCCTGCTGGACGAGCAGCGTCTGCATCCGCTGGACGAACGCGGGGAAGACGGGGTTGTCCAGCTCGGGCACGACCAGGCCGACGACGTCGGTGTCCAGGCCCGTGCTCCGCTTGCTCGCCACGTACCCGGCGGCCTCCGCCGCGGCCAGCACCCGGAGCCGCACGGCGTCGCTGACCCCGTTCTTGCCGCGCAGGGCACGGCTCACGGTGGCGGGGCTCACGCCCACCTCGGCAGCGATGACGTCGAGGGTGGTCATGGTGGGAGCGTGGCACCGGCGCAACACGGGGCGCAAGGAACGCGGCCGGTGCGCACTGCCAGCAGATCAAGAGTCGGTAACGGGGGCGGAAGTTGCGCGCAAGACTCTTCCGTCTTGCGCTTGCTCTTGCTACGTTCCCCCGCAGCCGCTCGACCGACGGGCGGGCCGACAGACAGGAGAACCCCGATGCGACGACGCATCCCGGTCGTGGCGATGGTCGCCGGCCTCGCCCT
Proteins encoded:
- a CDS encoding LacI family DNA-binding transcriptional regulator — encoded protein: MTTLDVIAAEVGVSPATVSRALRGKNGVSDAVRLRVLAAAEAAGYVASKRSTGLDTDVVGLVVPELDNPVFPAFVQRMQTLLVQQGYTPIVGSQFTPGVSEDEWVELMLGRSMAGLVVVSGMHADTTSPPDRYLRLRRLGVPLVLVNGFVPDLDATFIAVDDATAVEMAAQHLGTLGHRRIGLAVGPERYTPVVRKVEAVQRFVAARADGGDPFTGLVEHSLFTIEGGQAAGRRLIEAGATGIVTASDPMALGVIRAARAMGLSIPRDVSVIGFDDSPVNAFMDPPLTSLRQPVGDMASVAITALVEQLRTGQHPTTEYLFAPELIVRGTTGPVRR